CCCGGGCGCCGTCCACCGGCAGGTTGCCCTTGAGGTAGACGTCGATGCAGGAGGCGACCAGCGCCTGGCGGGAGGCGGCGGTGCGCACCGAGTCGGAGAAGTGCGCCGATCCGCTCCAACCGCCCAGCGAGATCATGACCTTGAGGCCGGGGTTGGCGGCCTTCAGCTCACGCAGCTGGTTGAAGTTGCCCGCCAGCCGCTGCTCGGCGGTGTCGGCGACGCCGTCCACCGAGTTGGCCGCGTCGACCGGACGCACGTAGTCGGCCCACGGGTCGGCCCCGGGCACGTTGCCCACCAGGCACTTGCCGTCCGAACCGATCGCGCCGAACGCGTAGTTGATGTGGCTGAGCCTGGCCGCCGTGCCGCTCGTCGCCAGGTCCTTGACCTGGAAGTTCCGGCCGTAGATACCCCACTGGGTGAAGTAGCCGATCCGCTTGTAGGCGTGCGAACCGGCGTGCCCGCCCTCAGCCGGGGCCGCGACGGCGGCGGGCGCGAGCGAGACGAGCAGACCGAGGGCCGCGACGGCCGCGCCGACGGTCAGCTTGGTCGTGGATCTGTGAGGCATGGGTTCTCGTTCCTGTGTGAGAACTGCGCGGAGCTCCGCTGCCCTGGAAAATATTGGTCTGAACCAGTGGCGTCAACAGGTCGTCCACTCTGCAAAACACTCGTCCGCGGCACAGCCGTTGACGAATCGTCAGAAACCACCGCCCGGGACCCGCCCCGACCTGCGGCCCGTCGACCTGGCAGTCCACCGGCCGAGCGCTAGCGTTGGGTCATGAAGCTGCCCGCGTCGCTCCGCCGACCCGCCCGGTACGCCTCGTCGGCGGCCGGGGCCCTGCCCGTACTGACCTTCCCGGCAGCCGGGTTGGGGTGGCTGGCGTGGGTGGCGCTGGTGCCAGGGCTGGAGTTGATGCGGCGGGCCGCGACCGCCCGGGAGGCCACCGTCCGGGGGTGGTGGTTCGGGGCCGGGTTCATCCTGACCGCGATGTACTGGCTGGTGCCGTCGATCGGGCCCGGGCTGCTCGCGCTCGCGGTGGTCTTCGGGGCGCTGCAGGGGGCGGTCGGCCTGGCCGTGCACCGGCTGCTGCACCCGCCGGTCACCCCGGGCCGGGCGGCGCTCGCCCTGCTGGTGGTGCCGTCGGTCTGGGTGAGCACCGAGTTCGTCCGGTCCTGGCACGCGCTGGGCGGGCCGTGGGCGCTGCTCGGGGCGAGCCAGTGGGAGCACCCGGCGGTGCTCGGGCTGGCCTCGGTGGGCGGAGCCTGGCTGGTGAGCGCCGCGGTGGTGGCCGCCAACGTGGGGGTGCTGATCCTGCTGACGGGCCGTCGGCTCCCGGTCCGGGCGCTCGCCGCGGCGGCGGTGACCGCGGCCCTGCTGACCGGGCCGCTGCTGTTCGCCACCCAGCGGGCCCCGGGCCCGAGCGACACCGCGACCGTCGCACTGGTTCAGCCCGGCCAGACCCCTGGGCCCGAGGAGCGGCTGGCCGAAGGCGAGCGGATCACCGCCGCGCTGGCCGGGCGGCCGCTCGACCTGGTGGTCTGGGGCGAGAGCAGCACCACCGCTGACCTGGACCGCGACCCCGTCACACTGGCCGGCCTGCGGCGGCTGGCCACCGCCACCGGCGCCCCGCTGCTGGTCGGCGAGGACGCCCGCAAGGCGGACGGGAAGATCTCCAAGGACGCCGTGCTGGTCACCCCGGCCGGGATCACCGAGCGCTACCGCAAGATCCGGCTGGTCCCGTTCGGCGAGTACGTCCCGCTCCGCCCGGTGCTCGGCTGGCTCACCGGCGTCAGCAAGGCGGCGGGCGAGAACCGGGCGCCCGGCGCCGGCTTCCATCTTCTGCACAGCACCGACCGCGCGGGCCGGCCGCTTCCCTTCGGCGCCCTGATCTGCTTCGAGTCGACCTTCCCCGACCTGTCCAGGGTGGCGGCGGCCGACGGCGCCCGGATGATCGTCTTCCAGTCCGCCACCTCGACCTTCCAGTCCTCCTGGGCGCCGCAGCAGCACGCCTCGCTGGGCGCGCTGCGGGCCGCCGAGACCGGCCGCCCGGTGGTCCAGGCGGCGCTGACCGGCGAGTCGGTGGCGTACGACCGGCAGGGCCGGCGGCTGGCCTCCCTCGGCACCGGCGGCAGCGGGGCGCTGACCGTCACGCTGCCGCTGGCCGAGCCGGGCGCCGAGACCTGGTACCTGCGGCTCGGCGACTGGGTCCCGTACACGGCGGCGGCCGTCACGCTGGCCGCCGCCGCAGGGGAGCTGCGCCGCCGCCGGGCGCCCGGAGCAGAGCTGACCGAACGTCAGCCCGAGGCGTCGGCCAGGTAGATCCCGAACACCGCACCGAGCGGGTCCCGGAGCACCGCGAGCCTGGGCCCGTCCGGCACGTCGGTCGGCGGCAGCACCGCCTCGGCGCCCAGCCCCACCGCGCGGGCCGCCGACAGGTCCACGTCGGCGACCGCGAAGTACGGCATCCAGTACGGCGGCAGGTCGGCCGGGAACTGCTCGCCCATGTCCAGCACGCCGCCGAAGTCCCGGCCGTCCAGACCCCACTGGGTGTACGACTCGCCGGGGCTGACGCTCCAGCCGAACAGCCGGGGGTAGAACTCCAGCGCGCCCGGCACGTCCCGGGTGGCCAGCTCGATCCAGCCCAGCGAGCCCGGGTCGCCGATCAGCGCGGCGCCCCGGAAGGCCCCGGGCTGCCAGACCGAGAAGGCCGCGCCCGCCGGATCGGCCAGCAGCGCGAAGCGGCCCTCGTCGAAGACGTCGACGGGCGCCGTCAACGTCGCTCCCCCGGCGGCCTTCGCCGTCGCCGCCGTGGCGTCGGCGTCGGCGGTGGCCAGCACCACCGTCCAGGCCGTCGGCCGCTCGGGTGCGGCCAGCGGGGAGACCGCGGCCACCGGGTCCTCCCCCAGCACCATCACGGTGTAGCCGCCCGCCTCCGCGCGCGGATCGGGCTCGGGCCGCCAGCCGAACAGCTCGCCGTAGAACGCCTGCGCCGCCCGCGGATCAGCGCTGCCGTGCTCGGCCCAGCAAGGGGCGCCGGGGGTGCTCTCGGTGATCCTCATCCCGGGTCCCCGCTCAGCGGATCTCGATGACGCACTTGCCGCGCGCGTGGCCGGACTCGACCGCGAGCATCGCCTCGGCGGCGTGGTCCAGCGTGAAGGTCTCGGAGATCCGCGGATCCAGGCCGCCGTTGGCGACCAGCGCCGCCAGCGCGGTCAGCACCTCCCCGCTGTACCGGCGCTTCACGTACTCGCCGCCCAGTCCCACGACGGTGACCCGGTCGGCGGTGGAGACCAGCCGGCCACCGGCACGCAGCGTGGTCGAGGCCACCCGGGCGTCCTCGCCGCCGACCAGGTCGAGGATGCCGTCCACACCGTCCGGCGCGGCCGCCTTCACCCGCCCGGCCACGCCCTCGCCGTACGCGATCTGGGTCGCGCCGAGGCTCGCCACGTACTCCCTGGCCTGGTCGCTCGCGGTGCCGAGCACCTTGATGCCCCGGGCCGCCGCGATCTGCGCGGCCGCGCTGCCGACCCCGCCCGCGACGCCGAGCACCAGCAGCACCTGACCGGGCGTCAGGGCCAGCTGCTCGACGGCGTCGTACGCGGTGGCGGTGGCCACCGACAGAGTGGCGGCCTGGGTGAAGGACACGTCGTCGGGCACCTTGGCGGCGTTGGCCGCCTCGAGCAGCGTGTGCTCGGCGAACGCCCCGCCCCGGGTCGGCCCGAACACCGGGTCACCGATCACCAGGCCGACCACCCCCTCCCCCAGCACCTGGACCACCCCGGCCGCCTCCAGCCCGAGCACCCGGGGAGTCGGCTCCGCGGTGCCGAACAGGCCCTGCCTGACCTTCCAGTCCGCCGGGTTGACCCCGGCCGCGTGCACGGCGATCAGCACCTGGCCCGGCCCTGGGACGGGTACGGGCCGGTCCAGGAACTCCTGGGTCTCCGGCCCGCCGTACGCCACGAATCCGAATGCCTTGGACATGTTCTTCCTTCGCTCGGGGCCCGCCTGGCTCCACCAGCTTGCGGGCGGCGGGCCCGGGGCGGCTGGGGATGCTGCGCCGAACGGGGCTCCCCGGAAGCATGTTGTTCAAATTGGAACAACGGTGTACGGTCGAGCGAAACAGCCCGAAGGAGGTCCGGCATGACGGATCAGCTGAGCCCGGCGACGGTACGGTCGAACGTCCAGATCCCGCTGGTATTCCCGGACGGCTACCAGGTCCTCGCCCAGGTCTTCACCTTCCACGGCCTCACCGACGGCGCCGAACACCTGGCCCTCCGCCTCGGCGAGCCCGGCCCCGGAGCGCCCCTGGTGCGCCTGCACTCCGAGTGCCTCACCGGCGACGTGTTCGGCTCGGCCCGCTGCGACTGCGGCCCGCAGCTGCGCGAGGCCGTCGAGCGGATCGCCGAGACCGGCGGCTACCTCCTCTACCTCCGCCAGGAGGGCCGCGGCATCGGCCTCTACAACAAGCTCGACGCCTACCAGCTCCAGGACCAGGGCCTCGACACCTACGCCGCCAACACCGCCCTCGGTCTCCCCGAGGACGGCCGCGACTACACCGCCGCCGCCCAGATGCTCCGCACCCTCGGCGCCACCGGCATCCGGCTGCTCAGCAACAACCCCGACAAGGCCGCCCAGCTGGCCGCCCTCGACATCGAGGTGACCGAGCGGGTCCCGACCGGCGTGCACGTCTCCGCCAGCAACGTCCGCTACCTGCGCGCCAAGGTCGAGCACACCAACCACGCCATCGCCCTCACCGAGCTGGTCGGCTAGGACACCGCTCTGCGCAGCCGCTCCGCCACCGTGCCGGTGAACCGGACGGTCTCACCGAGCGCGGGCAACGGATCGTCCCGGCAGAGCCAGCCCCGCTCGGTGCCGGCCCGGGGCAGGACGTCCTGCGGCAGCCGGCGCTCCCGCCAGGAGGTGACCACGGCGGACGGCAGGTCCAGCTGACCGACCCCGAAGCTGCGGACCAGCTGGGGGCCCGCCGGGATCGGACGACCGGTCAGGCCCAGGTGCAGGGCCCGCACCACGTCCACCCCGTCGGCGCTCTGGAACAGCCGGAACTGCGCCCCGGTGCGCGGGTTGAAGTCGACCAGCTTGTACCGCCCGTCCCGCCGGTCCAGCCGCCAGTCCAGGTCGGCCACCCCGTGGTAGCCGATCCGGCCGCAGAACTCGGCTGCCAGCGCCGCGAGTTCGCGATTGGGCAGCGACTGCGCCCGGGTGGTGACCCCGGCGCCCGGCGGCCAGGAGCGGAGTTTGCGGCCGGTGAAGACCACCGGCCCGGCGCCGTCGAGTCCGCAGTACAGGTGGGTGATCCAGTCCTCGGCCTGCTCCGGCGGCAGGTACTCCTGCACCAGCACCGAGGGCACCGGACCCGGCGGGCAGGCGGCCCGCAGCTCGGCCTCGTCGTGCACCACCGTGGTGTGCCGGACCGCCGGAGCCCGCAGCCTGGTCCACGCCTCCAGGTTCTTCAGCACCAGCGGGTAGCCGTGTTCACGACCCACCGCCAACAGCTCCGGGTACCCCTGCGGCACCCAGGCCGCCGGACTCGGCACACCGTACCGGCGGCAGATCTCGAACAGCCCGGCCTTGCTGGCCAGCCGCCGGGGCAGCCCGGACGGCACCGGCGGGAGCAGGAAGTACCGGGAGAGCGCCTCGGCGTGCTCGGCGAGCAGCAGGGCCGCCTCGTCGTCGGTGGCCACCGGCACGCTCGGACGGCCGATCGCGGCGCCGATCTCCAGCAGCCCGGCCAGCAGGTCGGCCGGCGCCTCCGAACCGTCGGTGCGGCGGACGAAGGCACCGGTCAGGTAGCGGGAGAGCGCGGCGGGGGTCCAGCGGTCCTCGACCATGGCGTAGACCGGGACACCCAGTCGGCCGAGGGTGCGGATCACCCCGACGCCACCGTGGTGCTGCGGGTAGTGCCCGATCTTCACCAGCAGGGCGGGGGTCGCACGGTCCGGCTCGATCCGGGCTTGCGGCATGTCAGACCCTCCGGCAGTTGGTGGGCGGGACAATTCTCCGCCCCCGAAAGCCGATCGGGCCACCGCAGCCGGGGACGAGCACGCAGCGGGCACCGACGGTGACCCGAATGGGGGGTGTCCGGGTCGGCCGCACGGGTGCACCCTTGGTTGAGGGGTGCTCCGTTCGAGGAGGGCGCCGGATGTTGACCAGCCGGATGTTGACCGACCGTCTGTTGGCGGTCTGCCGAACCGGATCGGCGGGGTCGCCGTGAGTGCCGCAGGCACGATCCCGGTCGCCGTGATCGGGGCGGGCCCGTACGGCCTGGCCACCGCCGCCCATCTGCGGGACTGCCAGGTGCCGTTGCGGGTGTTCGGCCGGCCGATGGAGAGCTGGCGGGACCGGATGCCGACCGGGATGTACCTCAAGTCCACGCCCTCCGCCTCGTCCATCGCGGACCCCACCGCGCAGCACCGGCTGGACGACTTCCGGCTCTTCGACGGCCGGATCACCGGCGGCGACCTCTACCCCGTCCCGATCGGGGAGTTCATCCGGTACGGCCTCTGGTTCCAGGAGCGCTGCGTGCCCGCGCTGGAGCAGACCACGGTGCGGCGGATCGACACCGTACGGGCCGGCTTCCGGGTCACGCTGGCCGACGGCGAGGAGTTCACCAGCCGTCAGGTGGTGCTGGCCACCGGCCTGGGCGCGTTCCCGCACCTGCCCCGGGAGTTGACGTCGCTCGCCGAGGCGGGTCTGGCCTCGCACTCCTCCGAGCACCGGGACCTGGCCCGGTTCGCCGGGCAGCGGGTGGCGGTGCTGGGCGCCGGGCAGTCCGCGCTGGAGAGCGCGGCCCTGCTGCACGAGGCCGGGGCCGAACCGACCGTGGTGGCCCGGGCCGACACGCTGCTGTTCGGCACCCCACCGGAGAGCGACCGCAGCACCGACCGGGCGCTGACCGTCCGGCTGACCAAACCGGGTTCACCGCTCGGGCCCGGCTGGTCGCTGTTCGCGTTCAGCCGCGCGCCCGTCGTCTTCCGGCACCTGCCGGACCGGACCAGGCTGCACCTGGTCCGCACCGTGCTGGGGCCGTCCGGCGCCTGGTGGCTGCGGGACCGGGTGGAGGGCCGGTTCCGGCTGCTCACCGGCCACCGGCTGGGCTCCGTCCAGGAGTCCGCCGGGCAGGTCAGGCTGGCCCTGCAGCGGCCCGGCGGCGGCACCGAGCTGCTGGACGCCGACCACGTGCTGGCCGCCACCGGCTACCGGGTGGACCTCGACCGGCTGGGCCTGCTCGGGCCCGACCTGCGGCGCGGGCTGCGCCGGATCGAGGGCGCGCCCAGGCTGGACGACAGCTTCCAGTCCTCGGTGCCCGGCCTGTACTTCACCGGGCTGGCCTCGGCCGCCACCTTCGGCCCGCTGATGCGGTTCGTCTGCGGCACCGGCTTCGCCGCCCGCCGGATCAGCGCCGCCGTCGCCGAGGCCGGCCGGTGATCCGGCCGCGGCCCCAGGAGCCCCCGTGCTAGCCACCGCGGCCGGCCCCGGCACCGGGGAGGACGCCGACGGCCGGCCGGCCGGCCGCCGACGGGCCGGGACGCTCGCGCCGTACCTGCTGCTACCGGTGGCCCTGCTGTGCTGGCTGCTCTCGCTACGGTCGGTCGACCTGGCCGCGATGAACGACCTGGGGCTGCTCCAGGTGCTGCCGCCGCTGTACTGGGCCGCCGTGGTGCTGCTGACCGCCGGCTTCTGGCTGGCACTGCGTGACCACCGGGTCCGTACCGGCTGGCTGACGGCGTATCTGCTCGGGCTGATCGGGATGATCCACGCCACCCCGAGCCTGCTCTACCCGACCCTGCGGTACTCGTGGGCCTGGAAGCACATCGCCGTCCTGGACGCGATGATCCGCAACGACGGCCCGGTGCCGCACCCCGGTGGCTTCGACATCTACAACCAGTGGCCCGGCTTCTTCGTGCTGAACGGGCTGTACCTGCGGGTCACCGGCACCGAGTCGGCGCTCGGCTACGCCGCCTGGGCCCCGGCCGCCACCAACGCGCTGCTGCTGGCGCCGCTGCTGCTGCTCTACCGGACCTTCACCACCGACCGGCGGCTGGTCTGGGGCGCGCTCTGGATCTACTACTGCTGCGCCTGGGTCGGCCAGGACTACTTCGCGCCGCAGGCCTTCGCCTTCCTGCTGTTCATCACGGTGCTGGCGCTGGTGGCCGGTCAGCTCCCGAACGGCGGCACCGGTCCGCGCGGCGGCGCCCGGCCCTCGCTGACCCCGGCCCGGGCCGCGCCGAGCTTCGGCCGGCTGCTGGCGATCCTGCTGCTGGAGGCCGCGATCGTGGTCTCGCACCAGCTCACCCCACTGATGCTGCTGTGCGCGCTGACCGCCCTGGCGCTGCCCCGCCGCAACCGGCGGGCGGTGCTGCCCGCGCTGGCCGGGCTGCTGGTGCTCACCGGTGTCTGGTACGCCACCGTGGCCCGGCCCTTCCTCTCCGCGAACCTGTCCGACTTCGTGGCCGGGCTGACCTCCCCGGAGGGCAACATCGTCTCCGGGCTGGCCGGTCTGGGCGCCGCCGCGCCCGGCCAGGTGGTGGTGGCCTGGGTGGACCGGGGGCTGTCCGCGACGGTGATCCTGCTCGCGGCGGCGGCGGTCTGGCGGCAGCCCTGGGTCCGCCGGACCGGCCTGCCGCTGCTGGCGGTGGCGCCGATGCCGCTGCTGGTCGCGAACAGCTACGGCGGCGAGATGATCTTCCGGGTCTACCTGTTCGCGCTGCCCGCCTGCGCCTTCCTGATCGCCGCCCTGCTGCGCGCGGGGCGGCTGCCCGGACTGCGCTCGGTGACCTCGGTGGCGGTGGCGCTGGCCCTGCTGGGCGGCCTGTTCTTCGGCTACTACAGCAAGGAGAACATGAACTACTTCACCCCCGGCGAGGTCACCGCCGCCCGGCGGATGATCGCGCTCGCCCCGGCCGGTGCGGTGATCGTCTCGGTCACCGGCAACGTGCCGGGCGGCGTGGACCGGTACGACCTGCACCCGCGCGTCCAGCTCACCCAGGAGAGCCGGGAGACCCAGCGGCTGCTGCTCGCCGACCCGATCGCCGGGCTGGTGCTGGCCACCTCGTTCGCCGAGGCCGGCACGCCCGCGTACCTGATCCTGAACCGGGGTCAGGCCGCCGAGTGCTACCTGACCGGCGTGCTGCCCGCCGACACGGTGGCCCGGCTCGGCAGCGCGCTGGACGGGGCGCCCCGGTTCACCGTGGTCTTCCGCAACGACGACGCGGTGGTCTACCGCTTCGTCCCGCACGCGGCCTGAGGAGGTGTCACCGATGGCACCGAAGTTCTTCTCCCCGAAGCTGACCGTCCCGCTGCTGCTCGCCGCCTCCGGCTGGGCCGCGCTCGGTGCGCTGGCCCTGCCGACGCCGGTCCGGCTGCCCGTCACCTTGGCCTACCTGCTGGTCGGCCCCGGCCTGGCGCTGACCGGCCCGCCCCGGGCGGGTCGCGGCTTCCTCGCCACGGCGGTCCGGGCGGTGGCGCTCGGCCTCGCCGTCGAGACGCTGCTCGCGGTGGCGCTCTTCGTGGGCGGCTGGTTCACCCCCGCCCGGGCGGTGCTGCTGCTCGCCGTGCTGACCACGCTGGCCGTCCTGGCCAGGCCGCCGTTCGGCCGCCCGGCGCTGGCCGCGCTGATGCTGGTGACCGCCTGCAACGCGGGCAGCGGCACCGGCCAGGAGGTGTGGAACACTCCCGGCGTACCGTCCCAGGCCAGCGGTCCGGCCGACGGCGGCTCACCGGCCGCGCCCGGGCCCTGGCAGCTGGTCTTCCAGGACGAGTTCGACGGCGCCCGGCTGGACCGCGGCCACTGGGCCACCTGCTACGACTGGAACGACCGGGGCTGCACCAACCGGGGCAACCGGGAGCTGGAGTGGTACCTGCCGTCCCAGGCCGCGGTCGCGGGCGGCCTGCTGACCCTGACCGCCGAGCGGCGTGCCACCGACGGCAGCGACGACCGGCACTACCCGTGGACCTCGGGCATGGTCAGCACCGGCCGGGACAGCTGGAACGCCCAGCCCCGGGCCACCTTCACCCGGGGCTACTTCGCCGCCTCGATCCGGATCCCGGCGGAGGCGGGCATGTTCCCGGCCTTCTGGCTGATGCCCGCCACCCGCACCACCCCGCCCGAACTGGACGTGGTCGAGTTCCTCGGCCCCACCAACGCCAACACCGCCCAGCTCACCGTGCACTGGCGGGGCCAGGACGGCTCCGACCAGCACCAGTCGGAGTACGTCGGCCCGGCCGACTACCCGGCCGGCTTCCACGTCTTCGGGCTGGCCTGGGAACGCGACTCGCTCACCTGGTACATCGACGGGGTGGCCCGCCACCGGGAGACCGACCCGGGCAGGATCCCGGACCAGCCGATGGAGGTGCTGCTCAACCTGGCGGTCGGCTACCCCAAGGCTCCGCCGGACGGTGTGGACACCGCCCGGCTGCAGGTGGACTGGGTACGGGTCTGGCAGCACTGAGGCCGAGAAAGCCGAGTCCGCGTCAGATCTCCGGCGGCCCGCCGACCGGGCTGCCGACGGCCGCCCTGGCCCGGCGGTAGAGCCGCCAGCCCTTGGTCCGCAGGTGCTCCGGCAGCGGCGCCACCGGGGCGCCCTCCCCCCGGGTCCAGCTCCGGAACTTCTCGGCCGTGGTGTCGGCCCGCACCATCAGCCGGGCGATCCGCAGCGGCTCGTCGTTGCCCGAGCTGAAGGCGTTCACCACCGCGCAGGCGGAGCTGAACCCGGCCTGGGCGACCTGGCGCCGGACGGTGGCGCTGGAGTAGCCGTGCGGGTAGGCGAAGGAGGTCACCGGGTGGCCGATCACGTCCTCCAGCTCCTGCCGGCAGCCGACGAGCTCGCTGGCCAGCCAGCGGCTCGGCAGGGTGTCCAGCTGCGGGTGGGTCCGGGTGTGCGCACCGATCTCCACGCCACAGGCGTCCAGCGTGACCACCTGACGCCAGCTCAGCATCGGGGCCGGGGGCAGCAGGCTGCCGGCCGCCACTCCGCCCGGCGGGTGGATCGCCCCCGTGGTGACGAACAGCGTGGCGGGCAGGCCGCGTTCGGTCAGCAGCTGGGCCACCGTCCAGTAGAAGTCGGCGAAACCGTCGTCGAAGGTGAGCACCGCCGAGGAGGCGGGCAGCGCCGGGCCGCCGCGGATCGCCGCCACCAGGCGGTGCAGCGGGACGATGGTGCGACCGGCGTCGGCGATCCGGTCCAGCTGCTCGGCGAAGGCGCGCGGGGTGACGGCGAACGGCGCGATCCAGGGCGGCGGGTCGTCCGACACCGAGTGGTAGAGGAACACCGGGACGGCTGTCATGGCGCACCCCCGGGATCCCTGGCCCGGCGGACCGGGCCGACCAGCCGCCCCGGTCCGCCGGGCCCGCGGAGCCGTCCGGTGGCGTAGCCGGTCAGCGTGGCGGCCACGCCCAGGGCGAGGGCGGCGAGTTCGAGCGGGCCGCCGCCACCGGGGCGGATCGCCCTGACCATCCCGCGCGGCACCGTGCTGCGCAGGTAGCGGCGTTCGCTGGCCAGCGCGGGGCCGCGCCCGGTGTGCCGGGCGACCGCCGCCTTGGACAGCCCCTCGGCATAGCAACGGGCCCGGAAGTACGCCCAGTTGGCACGTCCTTCGGGGACCCGGTGGCTGACGCCGGCCGCCGGTTCGTAGCGCAGTTCGGCCTCCGGCCGGCCGGCGGCCAGCCGGATGCACAGCTCGGTCTCCTCGCAGCCGAGCGGCCGGTTGCCGATCCGGCCGAGGTCGGGGCGGAAGCCGCCGGCCGCGATGAGTTCGGCCCGCCGGAAGGACATGTTGGCGCCGATGAAGTTCCTTACCCGGGCGGGCTGTTCGGGCATGCCCCGGTAGGAGCAGCCGACCACCCAGTCGAACTCGGGCGGGAACCAGCCGGGTCGGCCGCTCTCCCAGCGCGGCCGAACCAGGCCGCCGACGCCGAGCACCCGGGGGTCCTGGTACCCGGCCAGCAGCCGTTCGGTCCAGTCCCGGTCGGCGATGGCGTCGTCGTCCAGGAAGGCCACCACCTCGCCGCGGGCCAGCCCCACCCCGGTGTTCCGGGCGCCGGACAGTCCGGCCTGCTCCCGGTTCACCACCACCCGGATGCCGGCCAGCACCCCGGCCGCGCGGACGGCCAGTTCGGGGCAGTGGTCGACCACCAGCAGCACTTCGTCGGCGGGGCTGTGCTGGCGCTGCAGCGAGCGGACGGCGGCGACCAGATCGGTCCAGCGGGCCATCGTGTACGAGCAGACCACCACGCTCAGCGTGGGCCGATGCCCCGTCAGTTGTGCACTGGCCTCCGGGCGGGCCGGGTCGAGTCGGTCGG
This genomic interval from Kitasatospora gansuensis contains the following:
- the lnt gene encoding apolipoprotein N-acyltransferase, whose amino-acid sequence is MKLPASLRRPARYASSAAGALPVLTFPAAGLGWLAWVALVPGLELMRRAATAREATVRGWWFGAGFILTAMYWLVPSIGPGLLALAVVFGALQGAVGLAVHRLLHPPVTPGRAALALLVVPSVWVSTEFVRSWHALGGPWALLGASQWEHPAVLGLASVGGAWLVSAAVVAANVGVLILLTGRRLPVRALAAAAVTAALLTGPLLFATQRAPGPSDTATVALVQPGQTPGPEERLAEGERITAALAGRPLDLVVWGESSTTADLDRDPVTLAGLRRLATATGAPLLVGEDARKADGKISKDAVLVTPAGITERYRKIRLVPFGEYVPLRPVLGWLTGVSKAAGENRAPGAGFHLLHSTDRAGRPLPFGALICFESTFPDLSRVAAADGARMIVFQSATSTFQSSWAPQQHASLGALRAAETGRPVVQAALTGESVAYDRQGRRLASLGTGGSGALTVTLPLAEPGAETWYLRLGDWVPYTAAAVTLAAAAGELRRRRAPGAELTERQPEASAR
- a CDS encoding VOC family protein, translating into MRITESTPGAPCWAEHGSADPRAAQAFYGELFGWRPEPDPRAEAGGYTVMVLGEDPVAAVSPLAAPERPTAWTVVLATADADATAATAKAAGGATLTAPVDVFDEGRFALLADPAGAAFSVWQPGAFRGAALIGDPGSLGWIELATRDVPGALEFYPRLFGWSVSPGESYTQWGLDGRDFGGVLDMGEQFPADLPPYWMPYFAVADVDLSAARAVGLGAEAVLPPTDVPDGPRLAVLRDPLGAVFGIYLADASG
- a CDS encoding NADP-dependent oxidoreductase, whose translation is MSKAFGFVAYGGPETQEFLDRPVPVPGPGQVLIAVHAAGVNPADWKVRQGLFGTAEPTPRVLGLEAAGVVQVLGEGVVGLVIGDPVFGPTRGGAFAEHTLLEAANAAKVPDDVSFTQAATLSVATATAYDAVEQLALTPGQVLLVLGVAGGVGSAAAQIAAARGIKVLGTASDQAREYVASLGATQIAYGEGVAGRVKAAAPDGVDGILDLVGGEDARVASTTLRAGGRLVSTADRVTVVGLGGEYVKRRYSGEVLTALAALVANGGLDPRISETFTLDHAAEAMLAVESGHARGKCVIEIR
- a CDS encoding GTP cyclohydrolase II, with the translated sequence MTDQLSPATVRSNVQIPLVFPDGYQVLAQVFTFHGLTDGAEHLALRLGEPGPGAPLVRLHSECLTGDVFGSARCDCGPQLREAVERIAETGGYLLYLRQEGRGIGLYNKLDAYQLQDQGLDTYAANTALGLPEDGRDYTAAAQMLRTLGATGIRLLSNNPDKAAQLAALDIEVTERVPTGVHVSASNVRYLRAKVEHTNHAIALTELVG
- a CDS encoding carboxylate--amine ligase; this encodes MPQARIEPDRATPALLVKIGHYPQHHGGVGVIRTLGRLGVPVYAMVEDRWTPAALSRYLTGAFVRRTDGSEAPADLLAGLLEIGAAIGRPSVPVATDDEAALLLAEHAEALSRYFLLPPVPSGLPRRLASKAGLFEICRRYGVPSPAAWVPQGYPELLAVGREHGYPLVLKNLEAWTRLRAPAVRHTTVVHDEAELRAACPPGPVPSVLVQEYLPPEQAEDWITHLYCGLDGAGPVVFTGRKLRSWPPGAGVTTRAQSLPNRELAALAAEFCGRIGYHGVADLDWRLDRRDGRYKLVDFNPRTGAQFRLFQSADGVDVVRALHLGLTGRPIPAGPQLVRSFGVGQLDLPSAVVTSWRERRLPQDVLPRAGTERGWLCRDDPLPALGETVRFTGTVAERLRRAVS
- a CDS encoding NAD(P)-binding domain-containing protein, which encodes MSAAGTIPVAVIGAGPYGLATAAHLRDCQVPLRVFGRPMESWRDRMPTGMYLKSTPSASSIADPTAQHRLDDFRLFDGRITGGDLYPVPIGEFIRYGLWFQERCVPALEQTTVRRIDTVRAGFRVTLADGEEFTSRQVVLATGLGAFPHLPRELTSLAEAGLASHSSEHRDLARFAGQRVAVLGAGQSALESAALLHEAGAEPTVVARADTLLFGTPPESDRSTDRALTVRLTKPGSPLGPGWSLFAFSRAPVVFRHLPDRTRLHLVRTVLGPSGAWWLRDRVEGRFRLLTGHRLGSVQESAGQVRLALQRPGGGTELLDADHVLAATGYRVDLDRLGLLGPDLRRGLRRIEGAPRLDDSFQSSVPGLYFTGLASAATFGPLMRFVCGTGFAARRISAAVAEAGR
- a CDS encoding glycosyltransferase, which translates into the protein MLATAAGPGTGEDADGRPAGRRRAGTLAPYLLLPVALLCWLLSLRSVDLAAMNDLGLLQVLPPLYWAAVVLLTAGFWLALRDHRVRTGWLTAYLLGLIGMIHATPSLLYPTLRYSWAWKHIAVLDAMIRNDGPVPHPGGFDIYNQWPGFFVLNGLYLRVTGTESALGYAAWAPAATNALLLAPLLLLYRTFTTDRRLVWGALWIYYCCAWVGQDYFAPQAFAFLLFITVLALVAGQLPNGGTGPRGGARPSLTPARAAPSFGRLLAILLLEAAIVVSHQLTPLMLLCALTALALPRRNRRAVLPALAGLLVLTGVWYATVARPFLSANLSDFVAGLTSPEGNIVSGLAGLGAAAPGQVVVAWVDRGLSATVILLAAAAVWRQPWVRRTGLPLLAVAPMPLLVANSYGGEMIFRVYLFALPACAFLIAALLRAGRLPGLRSVTSVAVALALLGGLFFGYYSKENMNYFTPGEVTAARRMIALAPAGAVIVSVTGNVPGGVDRYDLHPRVQLTQESRETQRLLLADPIAGLVLATSFAEAGTPAYLILNRGQAAECYLTGVLPADTVARLGSALDGAPRFTVVFRNDDAVVYRFVPHAA
- a CDS encoding glycoside hydrolase family 16 protein, with product MAPKFFSPKLTVPLLLAASGWAALGALALPTPVRLPVTLAYLLVGPGLALTGPPRAGRGFLATAVRAVALGLAVETLLAVALFVGGWFTPARAVLLLAVLTTLAVLARPPFGRPALAALMLVTACNAGSGTGQEVWNTPGVPSQASGPADGGSPAAPGPWQLVFQDEFDGARLDRGHWATCYDWNDRGCTNRGNRELEWYLPSQAAVAGGLLTLTAERRATDGSDDRHYPWTSGMVSTGRDSWNAQPRATFTRGYFAASIRIPAEAGMFPAFWLMPATRTTPPELDVVEFLGPTNANTAQLTVHWRGQDGSDQHQSEYVGPADYPAGFHVFGLAWERDSLTWYIDGVARHRETDPGRIPDQPMEVLLNLAVGYPKAPPDGVDTARLQVDWVRVWQH